Proteins from a genomic interval of Ptychodera flava strain L36383 chromosome 7, AS_Pfla_20210202, whole genome shotgun sequence:
- the LOC139136828 gene encoding probable serine/threonine-protein kinase pats1: protein MAEVADVLDAVKLEGERISEAHERLSGQITEKQFRQSMRSEESDVFFSLWDFAGQSIYYITHQVFLASRVIYILVTDLSKSLDDTLPVGDGEYWTVKQFLSFWMNSIHTHASQGSQVRLKQSDGSFRKAVAPPVIILGTKKDLLRQKNTTKGVAAVDVNDEVQKRLLEIKEYLAKHATRAVNAHLVDMIAIDNKSRNEDGSIADPAVETLRLKIQQLAKEYLFLGAVPAKWILLELSLRKLRKEKISLDEVKDLGKRMKMEEAEVIEALDFYHSVGELLYHKAVPELNNTVILDVEWLVSLFKILITKSSAYKKELDVPVQHSSLIDELHCEGRLHEELLDYLLKRHDRREDKAILLKMMELYDITCEMPVNPRQKQMYYLPSLMQKDAKGKNSAIFPVSSSVCCQLYFHFAGNFLPEGLFYRLLIRCIRRWSDCVVVMRKHMARLYFPDDDFHLTLCKEDADIQLKILVIPVGGRHPSSPHPKRVSNVRQLVEEDIRVVITNYAPTLVYNASLKCQCPNHKVGQLLPLGEDIDDRCVAISKEKVTAICPTGAMPLEDYNLNMWYWKGKYIAISIILLSIVLCVTARTIPCSLIKLVSLMSS, encoded by the exons ATGGCTGAAGTTGCCGATGTATTGGATGCAGTAAAACTGGAAGGAGAACGAATATCTGAAGCTCATGAAAGGTTATCTGGCCAGATTACAGAAAAGCAATTCCGACAATCGATGAGGAGTGAAGAATCAGATGTATTCTTCAGTTTATGGGATTTTGCAGGACAGAGTATATATTACATCACACATCAG GTATTCCTCGCAAGTCGGGTCATCTACATTCTTGTAACTGATCTCAGCAAGTCTCTTGACGACACTTTGCCTGTCGGTGATGGTGAATATTGGACAGTAAAGC aatttCTTAGTTTTTGGATGAATTCAATTCACACACATGCAAGCCAAGGATCTCAAGTTCGTCTCAAGCAATCAGACGGAAGTTTCAGGAAAGCAGTTGCACCACCTGTCATCATTTTAGGAACAAAGAAAGACCTCCTAAGACAG AAAAACACAACTAAAGGTGTTGCAGCTGTGGACGTCAACGATGAAGTCCAAAAACGACTTCTTGAGATAAAGGAATACTTGGCTAAGCATGCTACTCGAGCAGTTAATGCCCACCTTGTTGACATGATTGCAATTGATAACAAGTCCAGAAATGAAGATGGCTCCATTGCAGATCCTGCAGTTGAAACCCTTCGACTGAAGATACAGCAGTTGGCAAAGGAGTACCTTTTTCTTGGTGCAGTGCCAGCGAAGTGGATACTTTTGgaactttcgttgaggaaaCTGCGAAAGGAGAAAATATCTCTGGATGAAGTGAAGGATTTAGGGAAGAGGATGAAAATGGAAGAAGCGGAAGTCATCGAAGCTCTTGATTTTTATCACAGTGTCGGGGAACTACTTTACCATAAGGCAGTACCTGAGCTAAACAACACTGTAATCTTGGATGTCGAATGGCTGGTGAGCCTTTTCAAGATACTTATCACTAAATCGAGCGCCTACAAGAAAGAGCTAGATGTTCCGGTACAACACAGTAGTCTGATTGACGAGTTGCATTGTGAAGGAAGGTTACAtgaagaattgttagattatCTTCTGAAGCGTCACGACCGAAGGGAAGACAAGGCTATTCTACTGAAAATGATGGAACTGTATGATATCACTTGTGAAATGCCCGTAAATCCCAGACAAAAGCAGATGTATTATCTACCAAGCCTGATGCAAAAGGATGCAAAAGGCAAAAATAGCGCTATTTTCCCAGTAAGCAGTTCAGTGTGTTGCCAGCTGTACTTCCATTTCGCgggcaattttttgccagaAGGCCTATTTTACCGTTTACTGATTCGATGCATAAGACGTTGGTCTGACTGTGTAGTAGTGATGAGAAAGCACATGGCTCGGCTGTATTTCCCTGACGATGATTTCCACTTAACCCTGTGCAAGGAAGATGCTGATATCCAATTAAAGATTCTGGTTATTCCTGTCGGCGGTCGACATCCATCTTCACCACACCCAAAGCGTGTGAGCAATGTAAGGCAACTGGTCGAAGAAGATATAAGGGTGGTCATCACAAACTACGCCCCTACCTTGGTGTACAACGCCTCACTCAAGTGTCAGTGTCCAAATCACAAGGTGGGACAACTACTTCCTCTTGGCGAGGATATAGACGATAGGTGTGTTGCCATCTCAAAAGAGAAAGTGACAGCCATCTGTCCGACAGGTGCAATGCCTTTGGAGGATTATAACTTGAATATGTGGTATTGGAAAGGCAAGTACATAGCCATAAGTATAATATTATTAAGCATTGTATTATGTGTAACTGCACGAACGATACCATGCTCTTTGATCAAGCTAGTTTCACTGATGTCTTCCTGA